A genomic stretch from Candidatus Thiothrix anitrata includes:
- a CDS encoding NUDIX hydrolase, with translation MDNLDSLTLAEITQCLCQSGGATHDVPLQANRDAGVLVPFVRVAESWHLVFIRRPKSERDYHSGQVAFAGGKRDLSDSDLCMTALREAYEEIGVAMQDVTILGQLGIHHSASRYRITPTVGVMPWPYALTLNPLEVARVFTIPLQWLAQPHHHEIRYRELVGFAEPVPMVYFQEYDGEVLWGATARITLSLLACLRA, from the coding sequence ATGGACAATTTGGACAGTTTAACTCTCGCGGAAATCACGCAATGTTTGTGTCAATCGGGTGGTGCAACCCATGATGTACCGTTGCAGGCTAACCGTGACGCGGGGGTGTTAGTCCCATTTGTGCGGGTGGCGGAAAGCTGGCATCTGGTCTTTATCCGCCGCCCGAAATCTGAGCGCGATTATCATAGTGGACAGGTGGCATTCGCGGGGGGCAAGCGTGACCTTAGCGACAGCGATTTGTGCATGACGGCATTGCGTGAAGCGTATGAAGAAATTGGGGTGGCGATGCAAGATGTGACGATTCTGGGACAGTTGGGTATTCATCACAGTGCCAGCCGTTACCGCATTACGCCCACCGTTGGGGTTATGCCTTGGCCTTATGCACTCACCTTGAATCCGCTGGAAGTGGCGCGAGTTTTCACTATCCCGTTGCAATGGTTGGCGCAGCCGCATCACCACGAAATCCGTTACCGCGAATTGGTGGGCTTCGCCGAACCTGTGCCTATGGTGTATTTTCAGGAATACGACGGCGAAGTGCTGTGGGGGGCGACGGCGCGGATTACGTTGTCGTTGTTGGCGTGTTTACGGGCATAA
- the ilvC gene encoding ketol-acid reductoisomerase, with product MALNIYYDKDADLSIIRGKKVAIIGYGSQGHAHACNLKDSGVDVTVGLRSNSPTVAKAQNAGLKVAPVAEAVAAADIIMILTPDEFQSQLYREEIQPNLKQGATLAFAHGFAIHYNQIVPRADLDVIMIAPKAPGHTVRNEFVKGGGIPDLIAIQQDASGQAKAVALSYASAIGGGRTGIIETTFKDETETDLFGEQAVLCGGAVELVKMGFETLTEAGYAPEMAYFECLHELKLIVDLMYEGGIANMNYSISNNAEYGEYVTGPKVINEQSRAAMRQALKDIQNGEYAKNFILEGASNYPSMTAYRRNNAAHPIEQTGGKLRAMMPWIQKIVDKSKN from the coding sequence ATGGCATTAAACATTTATTACGACAAAGACGCTGACCTTTCTATTATCCGTGGCAAAAAAGTTGCCATCATTGGTTACGGTTCACAAGGTCATGCACACGCTTGCAACCTGAAAGATTCCGGCGTGGATGTCACTGTTGGTCTGCGTAGCAATTCCCCAACGGTAGCCAAAGCGCAAAACGCTGGCCTGAAAGTAGCACCTGTTGCTGAAGCTGTTGCTGCTGCTGACATCATCATGATCCTGACGCCTGATGAGTTCCAAAGCCAATTGTATCGTGAAGAAATCCAGCCAAACCTGAAACAAGGTGCAACCTTGGCATTCGCGCACGGTTTTGCGATTCACTACAACCAAATCGTGCCGCGTGCAGATTTGGACGTAATCATGATTGCCCCTAAAGCACCGGGTCACACTGTCCGTAACGAATTCGTCAAAGGCGGCGGTATCCCTGACCTGATCGCTATCCAGCAAGATGCTTCTGGTCAAGCGAAAGCAGTCGCGCTGTCTTACGCATCTGCTATCGGCGGCGGTCGTACTGGTATCATCGAAACCACCTTCAAAGACGAAACCGAAACTGACTTGTTCGGCGAACAAGCGGTATTGTGCGGTGGCGCGGTTGAACTGGTCAAAATGGGCTTTGAAACCCTGACTGAAGCGGGTTACGCGCCAGAAATGGCTTACTTTGAGTGCTTACACGAACTCAAACTGATCGTTGACCTGATGTACGAAGGCGGCATTGCCAACATGAACTACTCCATCTCCAACAATGCGGAGTATGGCGAGTACGTGACTGGCCCGAAAGTCATCAACGAGCAATCCCGCGCAGCGATGCGTCAAGCTCTGAAAGACATCCAAAACGGCGAATACGCGAAAAACTTCATTCTGGAAGGGGCTTCTAACTACCCATCCATGACTGCATACCGCCGTAACAATGCAGCGCACCCGATTGAACAAACCGGTGGCAAACTGCGTGCGATGATGCCTTGGATTCAAAAGATCGTGGATAAGTCTAAGAACTAA
- the ilvN gene encoding acetolactate synthase small subunit, whose protein sequence is MRHVISILMENEAGALSRVAGLFSARGYNIESLTVAPTEDATLSRLTLVTRGSDEIVEQILKQLHKLIDVVKIMDLAQYPHIEREMMFIKVGVDKNSTCEAVKRLSDIFRGNIIDVTDHTYTIELTGDRSKLDAFVSTLKDFRIIEVVRSGSMGIARGDTALRA, encoded by the coding sequence ATGCGGCATGTGATTTCCATTTTGATGGAGAATGAAGCAGGCGCGTTGTCGCGTGTTGCCGGATTATTCTCCGCACGGGGTTATAATATTGAATCCCTGACCGTTGCACCGACTGAAGATGCAACCCTTTCCCGCCTGACGCTGGTAACACGCGGCAGTGATGAAATTGTCGAGCAGATACTCAAGCAGTTACACAAACTGATTGATGTGGTCAAGATCATGGACTTGGCGCAGTATCCTCACATTGAACGTGAAATGATGTTCATTAAAGTCGGCGTTGATAAAAATTCGACGTGTGAAGCGGTCAAACGCCTTTCGGACATTTTCCGTGGCAATATCATTGACGTAACTGACCACACCTACACCATTGAGTTGACGGGTGATCGCTCCAAATTGGATGCGTTTGTTAGCACACTCAAAGATTTTCGCATCATTGAAGTGGTGCGTTCCGGCAGTATGGGCATTGCACGTGGCGATACCGCGTTACGCGCTTAA
- the ilvB gene encoding biosynthetic-type acetolactate synthase large subunit: MELTGAEIFVECLKEEGVETIFGYPGGAVLFIYDALYKQQDKVNHILVRHEQAAVHAAEGYAKATNRPGVVLVTSGPGATNAVTGIADAYMDSVPLVVFTGQVPRALIGNDAFQEVDIVGITRPCVKHNFLVTDVKDLATTIKKAFFIASTGRPGPVLVDIPKDITTARCEFHYPQEITLRSYNPTVKGNKRQIRRAVDLILEAKRPVLYTGGGVVLSGAAHELTELTRELGFPITNTLMGLGAYPSMDKQFIGMLGMHGTYEANHSMHDSDLIIAIGARFDDRVTGNIEKFCPYAKIIHIDIDPASISKNVKVDVPIVGDVKNVIVDLLEELRTRTERTDPAALATWWKQIEEWRSVDCMKYTQDPQQAIRAQYVIEKLWEVTGGDAYITSDVGQHQMWAAQYYKFNKPNRWINSGGLGTMGFGLPAAMGVQLAFPEETVACITGDGSIQMCIQELATCLQYRLPVKIICLNNGYLGMVRQWQEFFYQKRYAMSYMDSLPDFVKLTEAYGHVGMRIENPADVEGALKEAMAMKDRLVFMDFVTEQENNVFPMVPAGAGHNEMILV; the protein is encoded by the coding sequence GTGGAACTGACCGGAGCCGAGATATTCGTCGAGTGTCTTAAGGAAGAAGGGGTTGAAACCATCTTCGGTTATCCCGGAGGTGCTGTCCTGTTCATCTATGATGCGCTGTATAAGCAACAGGATAAGGTCAACCATATTCTCGTAAGACATGAGCAAGCTGCTGTTCATGCAGCGGAAGGGTACGCCAAAGCAACCAATAGACCGGGTGTTGTGCTAGTCACATCAGGCCCAGGCGCGACCAATGCAGTAACGGGCATTGCTGATGCCTACATGGACTCTGTGCCACTGGTAGTCTTTACCGGGCAAGTGCCGCGTGCGCTTATTGGTAATGATGCATTCCAAGAAGTAGATATTGTGGGCATTACGCGCCCATGCGTGAAACATAATTTCTTGGTAACGGATGTTAAAGATCTTGCCACGACCATTAAGAAGGCGTTTTTTATCGCCAGTACCGGTCGTCCGGGGCCAGTGTTAGTCGATATTCCCAAAGACATTACCACTGCGCGTTGCGAGTTCCATTACCCGCAGGAAATTACCTTACGTTCGTATAACCCCACGGTAAAAGGCAATAAACGGCAAATTCGCCGTGCGGTTGACCTAATACTGGAAGCTAAACGTCCGGTTTTGTACACCGGGGGTGGCGTGGTGTTATCCGGTGCGGCACACGAATTGACTGAGCTTACCCGTGAATTGGGTTTCCCGATTACCAATACCCTGATGGGTTTGGGTGCTTACCCGTCAATGGATAAACAGTTCATCGGCATGTTGGGGATGCACGGCACGTATGAAGCCAACCATTCAATGCATGACTCCGATTTAATTATTGCGATTGGGGCGCGTTTTGATGACCGCGTTACCGGCAATATTGAAAAATTCTGCCCTTACGCCAAAATCATTCATATTGATATTGACCCGGCTTCCATTTCTAAAAACGTTAAAGTTGACGTACCGATTGTTGGTGATGTCAAAAACGTGATTGTCGATTTGCTGGAAGAATTGCGCACCCGCACCGAACGCACTGATCCGGCGGCACTCGCTACTTGGTGGAAACAAATCGAGGAATGGCGCAGCGTCGATTGCATGAAATACACGCAAGACCCGCAACAAGCGATTCGTGCGCAGTACGTCATTGAAAAGCTCTGGGAAGTCACCGGCGGCGATGCGTATATCACCTCCGATGTCGGTCAACACCAGATGTGGGCGGCGCAGTATTACAAGTTCAACAAACCGAACCGTTGGATTAACTCCGGTGGCTTAGGCACGATGGGCTTTGGCTTACCGGCAGCAATGGGTGTGCAACTGGCGTTCCCGGAAGAAACCGTGGCATGTATTACCGGCGACGGCAGTATTCAGATGTGTATTCAGGAACTGGCGACGTGTTTGCAATACCGCTTGCCCGTTAAAATCATCTGCTTAAACAATGGCTACCTCGGCATGGTGCGTCAATGGCAGGAATTCTTCTATCAGAAGCGTTACGCCATGTCTTATATGGATTCCCTGCCTGATTTCGTGAAGTTAACCGAAGCCTACGGGCATGTCGGGATGCGCATCGAAAACCCGGCAGATGTGGAAGGCGCATTGAAAGAAGCGATGGCAATGAAAGACCGTTTGGTATTCATGGACTTCGTAACGGAACAGGAAAATAACGTGTTCCCGATGGTTCCGGCAGGTGCTGGTCATAACGAAATGATTCTGGTATAG
- the gspD gene encoding type II secretion system secretin GspD produces the protein MKYSRYSHKTMIHRLLLASTLWLAIVPNSMAEDAPRINLQDVEIRQLVDIVAKDTGKNFIVDPQVRGKITFVSGRGLDKSSLYEAFLSVLQVHGFDAIESGDLIKIVPVGKARSQVAPLVNNAGESNVDETVTEVIKLNYIPVATALQTLTPLSGQGETRIQPNQASNSVVITGRAQNVARLRAVAESIDNPNNDDFELVELQYAVASQVATTLQGLMAPGGAGEGALPTTGRVSADERTNSVLVSGDKQTRERMKKAIAKLDVQRATEGDTRVIPLRYAKAEDVVAVLNGVSPALQAQSGAAPGAGGAAPAAVASAARSGGVTVLADKSSNSIIISGPPTLQKNMMSVIAQLDRRRAQVLVEAVIAEVSTDLSNKIGATLLSNGAADGKGAVGYSNFATDGLNTAIALASGSATAVPGGLLLGGGNKSFGAIVEALKGDAATNILSTPTLVTMDNEEAEITVGQEVPFITGKSTSSSSDTTNPFTTIERRDVGLKFKITPQINRGETVNLKIEQESSNVASSSAGASDLITNKRRIMTNVMVDDGQILVLGGLIEDNYRDSENKVPVLGDIPVLGGIFRNNTTNKTKNNLMVFIHPVILPDAQSADAYTRRKYQTMQQQQQRSQVTQRGSLPEKASTLPADMSKVSNGSADDLHLGSPQNPAQGRSRKPAQQGACTNSADPFCNGTL, from the coding sequence ATGAAATATTCGCGTTATTCCCACAAAACAATGATTCATCGTCTTTTGCTAGCTTCAACCTTGTGGCTGGCAATAGTGCCGAATAGTATGGCGGAAGACGCACCACGTATTAATTTGCAAGATGTTGAAATTCGTCAGTTAGTTGATATTGTTGCAAAAGATACCGGTAAGAATTTCATTGTTGACCCTCAAGTGCGTGGCAAAATTACCTTCGTTTCCGGGCGCGGTTTGGATAAGTCCAGCTTGTATGAAGCCTTTCTTTCGGTGTTACAAGTTCACGGTTTTGATGCGATTGAGTCGGGTGATTTAATTAAAATTGTGCCGGTGGGCAAGGCGCGTTCTCAAGTCGCTCCCTTGGTAAACAACGCTGGTGAAAGCAATGTTGATGAAACCGTCACCGAAGTCATCAAACTGAATTACATTCCTGTCGCGACCGCATTACAGACGTTGACCCCATTGAGTGGTCAAGGTGAAACCCGGATTCAGCCGAATCAAGCCAGTAACTCTGTGGTTATTACCGGGCGGGCGCAAAACGTCGCTCGCTTACGCGCAGTGGCGGAGAGTATTGATAACCCCAATAACGATGATTTTGAACTGGTGGAATTACAGTACGCAGTCGCTTCACAAGTGGCAACTACCTTGCAAGGGTTAATGGCTCCGGGCGGCGCGGGCGAAGGTGCATTGCCTACAACCGGGCGGGTATCAGCCGATGAACGCACCAATAGCGTATTAGTTTCCGGCGACAAGCAAACCCGTGAACGCATGAAAAAAGCCATTGCCAAACTGGACGTGCAACGTGCAACCGAAGGCGATACCCGTGTTATCCCCTTGCGTTACGCTAAAGCGGAAGATGTGGTGGCGGTGCTTAACGGCGTATCTCCCGCGTTGCAAGCACAATCCGGTGCGGCTCCCGGTGCGGGTGGAGCCGCCCCAGCCGCAGTTGCGAGTGCCGCACGCAGTGGTGGAGTGACGGTATTAGCGGATAAGTCCAGCAACTCGATTATTATCAGCGGCCCCCCGACCTTACAGAAAAACATGATGAGCGTGATTGCACAGTTGGATCGGCGGCGGGCGCAGGTGCTGGTTGAAGCGGTTATTGCGGAAGTTTCTACTGACTTGAGCAATAAAATCGGCGCGACTTTGCTCTCTAATGGTGCAGCCGATGGTAAGGGCGCGGTGGGTTACAGCAACTTTGCTACTGACGGTTTAAATACAGCGATTGCATTGGCAAGTGGTTCGGCAACAGCTGTACCCGGTGGTTTATTGCTGGGTGGTGGTAATAAAAGTTTTGGCGCGATTGTTGAAGCCCTCAAGGGCGATGCAGCTACCAATATTCTTTCCACGCCTACCTTGGTGACGATGGATAATGAGGAAGCGGAAATCACGGTTGGTCAGGAAGTGCCGTTTATTACCGGCAAAAGTACCAGCAGTTCCAGCGATACCACCAATCCATTTACCACCATTGAACGCCGTGACGTGGGCTTGAAGTTTAAAATTACCCCGCAAATCAATCGTGGCGAAACAGTCAACCTGAAAATCGAGCAGGAATCCTCCAATGTGGCTTCCAGTAGTGCGGGCGCGTCCGATTTGATTACCAATAAACGCCGTATTATGACCAATGTGATGGTGGATGACGGGCAAATTTTGGTGCTGGGCGGTTTGATCGAAGACAATTACCGCGACTCTGAAAATAAAGTGCCAGTGCTGGGCGACATTCCGGTATTGGGTGGTATTTTCCGTAATAACACCACCAACAAAACCAAAAATAACCTAATGGTATTTATCCATCCGGTGATTTTGCCGGATGCGCAATCCGCCGATGCCTACACACGCCGTAAGTATCAAACCATGCAACAACAGCAACAGCGCAGCCAAGTAACTCAGCGCGGTAGTTTGCCAGAAAAAGCCTCCACCTTGCCTGCGGACATGAGCAAAGTGAGTAATGGTTCGGCGGATGATTTGCACCTCGGCTCACCTCAAAATCCTGCTCAAGGAAGGTCGCGTAAGCCTGCTCAGCAAGGGGCGTGTACTAATTCGGCAGACCCGTTCTGTAATGGTACGTTATGA
- the gspE gene encoding type II secretion system ATPase GspE, with protein MSDTQPTDLLKDLPYSFAKRHGVLLQNTSGGATVQCRQGVSALALAEVQRLVAGELQFHAVDTESFDRLLAAHYERSQVGSLMIQEIDEDVDLQDIAGSLPEPEDLLESADDAPIIRLINGLLAQAVKENASDIHIETFESRMSVRMRVDGVLREIIEPPRRSAPVIISRIKVMARLDIAEKRLPQDGRISLRIAGRAVDVRVSTLPSGHSERVVLRLLDKQAGRLNLSHLGMDEGVHTRLQSLIEKPHGIILVTGPTGSGKTTTLYAGLTHLNDQRRNILTVEDPIEYYIDGIGQTQVNNKVDMTFARGLRAILRQDPDVVMVGEIRDIETAEIAVQASLTGHLVFSTLHTNTAIGAVTRLRDMGVEPYLLSSSLLGVVAQRLVRVLCPACKTPILPDKTERDFFRKHLSDGDDLEGTTPFRPVGCPACNHTGFVGRVGIYELVEIDDTLRQMIHDRASEIQMGEYAHQHAPSLRDDGIRLVLEGKTSLDEILRVTREDV; from the coding sequence ATGAGTGATACCCAACCCACCGACCTGCTAAAAGATTTACCCTATAGTTTTGCCAAGCGGCACGGGGTATTGCTGCAAAACACTTCAGGTGGTGCAACGGTGCAATGCCGTCAAGGTGTCAGCGCGTTAGCACTGGCAGAAGTGCAGCGATTGGTGGCGGGTGAACTGCAATTTCATGCCGTGGATACCGAAAGTTTTGACCGTTTGTTAGCGGCGCATTATGAGCGCAGCCAAGTCGGTTCCTTGATGATTCAGGAGATTGATGAGGATGTCGATCTTCAGGATATTGCTGGTTCCTTGCCAGAGCCAGAGGATTTGCTGGAGTCGGCAGATGATGCCCCGATTATTCGTTTAATCAATGGGTTGCTGGCGCAGGCGGTGAAAGAAAACGCCTCGGACATTCATATTGAAACCTTTGAAAGCCGGATGTCGGTGCGAATGCGGGTGGATGGCGTATTGCGTGAAATTATCGAGCCGCCGCGCCGTTCCGCACCCGTGATTATTTCGCGGATCAAAGTCATGGCGCGTCTGGATATTGCCGAAAAACGCTTGCCGCAGGATGGGCGCATTTCTTTACGGATTGCGGGGCGTGCAGTGGATGTGCGGGTGTCAACTTTGCCGTCGGGTCATTCGGAACGGGTGGTATTGCGCTTACTGGATAAGCAGGCGGGGCGGTTAAACTTATCGCATTTGGGAATGGATGAGGGTGTCCACACGCGCTTGCAGTCACTCATTGAAAAGCCGCATGGGATTATTTTGGTGACGGGGCCAACCGGTTCGGGGAAAACCACTACCCTGTACGCTGGATTGACTCACTTGAATGATCAGCGGCGCAATATTCTGACGGTAGAAGATCCGATTGAGTATTACATCGACGGTATCGGGCAAACCCAAGTCAATAATAAGGTGGATATGACCTTTGCACGGGGTTTGCGGGCGATTTTGCGCCAAGACCCGGACGTGGTAATGGTCGGGGAAATTCGCGATATTGAGACTGCCGAAATCGCGGTGCAAGCCAGTTTGACCGGGCATTTGGTGTTTTCAACCTTGCATACTAATACCGCGATTGGGGCAGTAACACGCTTGCGGGATATGGGGGTGGAGCCTTATTTATTGTCTTCCAGTTTATTAGGGGTGGTGGCGCAACGCTTGGTGCGGGTATTGTGTCCTGCCTGTAAAACGCCGATTTTACCGGATAAAACGGAGCGGGATTTTTTCCGCAAACACCTCTCTGACGGCGACGATTTGGAAGGCACAACGCCGTTTCGCCCGGTGGGTTGCCCTGCGTGTAACCATACCGGTTTTGTGGGGCGGGTAGGTATCTATGAGTTGGTGGAAATTGACGACACCTTGCGCCAAATGATTCACGACCGTGCCAGCGAAATTCAGATGGGCGAATACGCTCACCAACATGCACCCAGTTTACGGGATGACGGTATCCGTTTGGTGTTGGAAGGCAAAACCTCGTTGGATGAAATTTTGCGGGTAACGCGGGAGGATGTCTAA
- the gspF gene encoding type II secretion system inner membrane protein GspF has product MPAFEYLALNPAGKEERGILEADAPRQVRQLLRNRELVPLEVNEVAQKQKTAENRGFLGSGRLNPTDLALMTRQLATLVGAGSPVEEALSAIVRQTERPSARRIFSAIRARVMEGHALANALALFPGAFPVLYRATVGAGEQSGHLPAVLERLAEYTENHQHGQQKIMTALAYPTVLLLVAIGVVVALLRFVVPKVVEAFETLDVTLPLLTRMLIASSEFLQNYGLVLLLGIALVVTGVVWLLRKPQWQRRYHQLLLRVPIIGRLVRGINTEHFARTFSILNSSGVSVLEAMKISAEVVTNIPMRESVLSAADRVREGMPIHKALERSGYFPPMMVYLIASGEGSGRLDQMLERAAIQQERETQARLATLLSLLEPGLILFMGGIVTLIVLSIMLPVMGGMSNLMH; this is encoded by the coding sequence GTGCCAGCGTTTGAATACCTTGCATTAAACCCGGCGGGTAAAGAAGAGCGCGGTATTTTGGAAGCGGATGCGCCGCGTCAGGTGCGCCAATTATTGCGCAATCGCGAATTAGTGCCGCTGGAAGTCAACGAGGTTGCCCAAAAGCAAAAGACGGCTGAAAACCGGGGCTTTCTGGGAAGCGGTCGGTTAAATCCGACCGACCTTGCGTTAATGACGCGGCAATTAGCCACGCTGGTTGGTGCAGGTTCACCCGTTGAAGAAGCCTTGAGTGCCATCGTGCGCCAAACCGAACGGCCTTCCGCGCGGCGTATTTTCTCGGCAATTCGGGCGCGGGTTATGGAAGGTCATGCCTTGGCAAACGCGCTGGCGTTGTTTCCGGGGGCGTTTCCGGTGTTGTATCGGGCAACTGTGGGCGCGGGCGAACAATCGGGGCATTTACCGGCGGTGTTAGAGCGGTTGGCGGAATACACCGAAAATCACCAGCACGGGCAGCAAAAAATCATGACGGCGTTGGCTTACCCTACCGTATTGTTGTTGGTGGCGATTGGGGTGGTCGTGGCGTTATTGCGTTTTGTTGTGCCGAAAGTGGTGGAAGCTTTTGAAACCCTTGATGTGACATTGCCACTGCTGACGCGAATGCTGATTGCCTCCAGCGAGTTTTTACAGAATTACGGTTTGGTGTTACTGCTGGGCATTGCTTTGGTGGTGACGGGTGTGGTGTGGTTATTGCGTAAGCCGCAGTGGCAACGGCGTTACCACCAATTGCTGTTGCGCGTGCCGATTATTGGACGCTTGGTGCGCGGTATTAATACTGAACATTTTGCCCGCACTTTTAGCATCCTCAATAGCAGTGGGGTGTCGGTGTTAGAGGCGATGAAGATTTCGGCGGAAGTAGTGACTAATATCCCGATGCGCGAATCCGTGTTGAGCGCGGCAGATCGGGTACGCGAAGGGATGCCGATTCATAAAGCGTTGGAGCGTTCGGGGTATTTTCCGCCGATGATGGTTTACCTGATTGCCAGCGGCGAAGGCAGCGGTCGTTTGGATCAAATGTTGGAACGCGCCGCGATTCAACAAGAACGCGAAACCCAAGCCCGACTCGCCACCTTGTTGAGTTTGCTGGAACCTGGGCTGATTTTGTTCATGGGCGGCATTGTTACCTTGATCGTATTGTCAATTATGTTGCCGGTGATGGGCGGCATGTCTAATTTAATGCATTAA